One Triticum dicoccoides isolate Atlit2015 ecotype Zavitan chromosome 5B, WEW_v2.0, whole genome shotgun sequence genomic window carries:
- the LOC119311350 gene encoding L-gulonolactone oxidase 2-like: MKMTMSRAQKRAMESLLVVLSLGVLVQLAGCSPPPDPVMCTHGTSNCTITNTYGSFTDRTICRAAKVTYPRTEQELVAAVAAVASTKRKVRVATKHSHSIPKLACPGGDDGTIISTARLNRTVHVDAAKRLMTVESGMLLRDLVEVAAAAGLSLPHSPYWHGLTIGGLLSTGAHGSSLWGKGGAAHEYVVGLRIVTPAPASQGFAVVRELGAGHPDLQAAKVSLGVLGVISHVTLAMQPLFKRSVTLVKRDDSDFQEQVARWGHLHEFGDMTWLPLQGKVIYRQDDRVDVSTPGNGLYDLPLTRTRELIDARAAEERLQENGTDTARCEAARQQAAASERLNVFTNDGVSFTGYPVVGYQHRIQAFGTCFNSPEDGLLTSCAWDPRIRGFFNYNSGFSIPLSNAPAFIADMQRLRNLNPDSFCSSVDPNIGVLLRYVKASFAYLGKPEDSIGVDIIFYRSHTEGMPRAHADVVDEIEQMALHKYGGIPHWGKSRDFAFDGAIAKYPKVHEFLRVKDRYDPEGLFSNEWTDKVLGINGSPNIIKKRCAIEGLCICSTNSHCAPEQGYFCRPGKVYKEARVCSFFKNY, translated from the coding sequence atgaaaatgacAATGTCACGAGCGCAAAAAAGAGCAATGGAAAGTTTGCTGGTGGTTCTCTCACTAGGAGTCCTCGTCCAGCTCGCCGGCTGCAGCCCTCCGCCAGACCCGGTGATGTGCACGCATGGCACGTCCAACTGCACCATCACCAACACGTATGGCTCCTTCACGGACCGCACCATCTGCCGCGCGGCCAAGGTCACCTACCCGCGGACCGAGCAGGAGCTCGTCGCGGCCGTGGCCGCCGTGGCGTCCACAAAACGGAAGGTGAGGGTGGCCACCAAGCACTCCCACAGCATTCCCAAGCTGGCGTGCCCCGGCGGCGACGACGGCACCATCATAAGCACGGCGCGGCTCAACCGGACGGTGCACGTCGACGCAGCGAAGCGGCTCATGACGGTGGAGAGCGGCATGCTCCTCCGGGACCTGGTCGAGGTGGCTGCGGCCGCGGGGCTGTCCCTGCCGCACTCCCCGTACTGGCACGGCCTGACCATCGGGGGCCTCTTGAGCACGGGAGCGCACGGGAGCTCGCTGTGGGGGAAAGGAGGCGCCGCGCACGAGTACGTGGTCGGGCTGAGGATCGTAACTCCGGCGCCGGCGAGCCAGGGGTTCGCCGTGGTGAGGGAGCTCGGGGCTGGCCACCCGGACCTACAGGCGGCGAAGGTCTCCCTTGGGGTCCTCGGCGTCATCTCTCACGTGACTCTGGCCATGCAGCCGTTGTTCAAGCGGTCGGTGACGCTGGTGAAGCGCGACGACTCGGACTTTCAAGAGCAGGTGGCCAGGTGGGGTCACCTTCACGAGTTCGGCGACATGACGTGGCTGCCGCTCCAGGGCAAGGTGATCTACCGCCAGGACGACCGCGTCGACGTCTCCACCCCGGGCAACGGCCTCTACGACTTGCCCCTTACCCGCACCCGCGAGCTCATCGATGCAAGAGCCGCCGAAGAGCGGCTGCAGGAGAATGGCACCGACACCGCCCGGTGCGAGGCGGCGAGGCAGCAGGCGGCCGCGTCGGAGCGGCTGAATGTATTCACCAACGATGGCGTCTCCTTCACAGGATATCCGGTGGTGGGGTACCAGCACCGCATCCAGGCGTTCGGTACGTGCTTCAATAGCCCCGAGGATGGCCTCCTCACTTCCTGCGCCTGGGACCCGCGTATCCGAGGCTTCTTCAACTACAACTCCGGCTTCAGCATCCCGCTGTCCAACGCACCGGCATTCATAGCCGACATGCAACGTCTCCGGAACCTCAATCCGGACTCGTTTTGTTCTTCTGTCGACCCCAACATAGGCGTGCTCCTACGATATGTTAAGGCGTCATTCGCTTATCTTGGGAAGCCGGAGGACTCGATCGGTGTCGACATCATCTTTTATCGGAGCCACACCGAAGGCATGCCGCGTGCACATGCCGATGTGGTGGACGAGATCGAGCAGATGGCGTTGCATAAGTACGGCGGGATCCCGCACTGGGGTAAGAGCCGCGATTTCGCCTTCGATGGTGCCATCGCGAAGTACCCAAAAGTCCATGAGTTTCTTAGGGTGAAAGATAGATACGACCCAGAGGGGCTCTTCTCCAACGAGTGGACTGACAAGGTTCTCGGTATCAATGGAAGTCCCAACATCATCAAAAAACGTTGTGCCATTGAAGGACTTTGCATTTGCTCCACCAACTCACACTGTGCTCCGGAGCAAGGCTACTTTTGCAGGCCAGGAAAGGTGTATAAGGAGGCTCGTGTCTGCTCGTTCTTCAAGAATTATTAA